The proteins below come from a single Miscanthus floridulus cultivar M001 chromosome 1, ASM1932011v1, whole genome shotgun sequence genomic window:
- the LOC136501264 gene encoding uncharacterized protein, translated as MYLLQIQYFSNVFISEQSNYAWTSHCPVTRTDLASVVRFRQTTFYYQWTYCSPETDFTRKSGRNRELLFLWGYFILLLKSIEANLRAWNISLLAAPVDPEMVQIWSEKLGFTVLSAEEKESVLESHPLVMFKNLVLVQKSLA; from the exons ATGTACCTTCTGCAGATACAGTATTTTTCCAATGTCTTTATAAGTGAGCAGAGTAATTATGCTTGGACTTCACACTGCCCTGTAACAAGAACTGACTTGGCCTCAGTAGTCAG GTTTCGGCAGACAACCTTCTACTACCAGTGGACCTATTGTTCCCCTGAAACGGATTTTACAAGAAAGAGTGGTCGAAACAGAGAGTTGCTATTTCTGTGG GGTTACTTCATACTTCTCCTAAAGTCAATCGAGGCAAATTTGAGAGCCTGGAATATAAGCCTTCTTGCTGCGCCTGTTGACCCTGAAATGGTGCAAATCTGGTCAGAGAAGCTCGGGTTCACCGTTTTATCAGCTGAAGAG AAGGAGTCAGTGCTGGAGTCGCACCCCTTGGTGATGTTCAAGAACCTAGTCTTAGTGCAGAAATCACTTGCTTGA
- the LOC136547380 gene encoding organelle RRM domain-containing protein 2, mitochondrial-like, translating to MAGSSAAPALLRRIFCRSTPASSSVLRATFCSSAGFGPSPLSSIFGDGTEVANVPPLTTPKLFVSGLSRLTTDEKLQGAFAPFGRLLEAKVVTDRVSGRSKGFGFVRYATIEEAEKARQEMNAKFLDGWVIFVDPAKPRQPKPAPEQDTRSSHAGFTTNKTVGWCG from the exons atggccggcTCCTCCGCCGCCCCGGCCCTGCTTCGCCGCATCTTCTGCCGCTCCACCCCAGCCTCCTCCTCCGTACTGCGCGCTACCTTTTGCTCCTCCGCCGGCTTCGGCCCGTCTCCTCTGTCCTCCATATTCGGCGACGGCACCGAGGTCGCCAACGTGCCACCGCTCACCACACCCAAGCTCTTCGTCAGCG GCCTTTCAAGGTTAACAACAGATGAGAAGCTCCAGGGTGCATTTGCTCCTTTCGGGAGGCTCCTTGAAG CAAAAGTGGTGACGGATAGAGTTTCTGGGAGGTCAAAGGGTTTCGGTTTCGTGAGATATGCCACCATAGAAGAGGCTGAGAAAGCGCGGCAGGAGATGAACGCCAAGTTTCTGGATGGATGGGTCATCTTCGTTGACCCTGCCAAGCCAAGGCAGCCAAAGCCCGCTCCTGAGCAGGACACCCGTTCCTCGCATGCTGGCTTCACGACGAACAAGACCGTAGGATGGTGCGGCTAG